The Vitis vinifera cultivar Pinot Noir 40024 chromosome 18, ASM3070453v1 region CACTACGGTATGTTCTAAGTGATATTGTGTTAACTGTTAATTAAATTTCCCATAATAAGTTCAGCACCCAAATCAATATTGAGAGAGAACACTTTTTTTATGGGTAACCAAGAATACATCCATAGATCCTGACTGAGGGTCAAGACAGATAAGCAAACAAGGGTCAAGACATGCAATCAAATAATACACCATAGTATCCCATGCATAGGCTActaataaaaaccaaacaaatGCATTACTCCATCAAAAGAATTGCaacagagggaaaaaaaatagttaacaTATTCCAAAATAGTAAGTTGTAAAGTCTGAGGAGACTCACCTCCGCATTCATTCTTTGGACCAACAAGGAAGCATCCGCCCTGGCATTTATAAATCGCCATTGCAAATAGCGGTTATGCAAAAGCCTCAATAAGTGTGCATCAACCATACGGTTCTCCCCCACCTTCCCCCGCCGTACATCAGCAGCAAAACTGAGAATAGATGGGTTGTTGCTCAAATTACCATTCAGTGAGCCAACCACTGCCCTAACCCGAGTTGGACTGGGCATCCCCCTTAAGGGAGAATATGTAGAGGTTGTCACAAGCTTACTTGGCGATGCCGGCCTAACAGGCCCACGTAGAGGAGACTGCCCCCTGCTAGGTAGGATTCCCCGGGGAGACGACATAGGACTGTCAGTTAACAATTTCTTAGGCGCAATGAGCTTCGGTGGGACTGCCGGTGTTCTCAATCCATTGCTCTTTGACTGTGGTGAGCTGGGCTCTGGTGTACGGCGCAACCTATTACTAGTCTCTTGCCAAAACCTTGCGGGCACCATGATCCCCCGGGGCACACCCCGCCCTTGAGTACCACCACCTCCGCCACCAGACTCCTGTGCTCCAGACGTGCTTCCAGAAGATACACTTTCTGTATCAGAAGCAGCAGGATCAGATGTCATAGTAGATCCAACAACTGAATTGGCATTAACAAGTTCATTTGCCTTTCCCAACTCGGCATTGCCCGAATCCAAATTCAATCTTCCATCCAATGGAGTCCGATTTCTTTCATCAATCATAGATTGCTGCAACGACCTAGCCATAATCCCAGATCCACCCAATTTCTTCTTCTCATCAGTACAATCCATGCTTCTAGTCAATGAATTAACCTGCCGCGACCTCCCAGGCCACCGATGCTGATCAACAGGCTTAGAATTCTCCGTTTGATCCGCTCTCGT contains the following coding sequences:
- the LOC100242050 gene encoding QWRF motif-containing protein 2 isoform X4 translates to MMVAAVSATPNPKTSSREGSHQNPTRPPLIPSEADNGVALRRPKGREVTSRYLSSSTSTSTSSSTSSSSSSRRCASPLVSRTASSSAVMTPMPAPSSLIKRSQSVERRRPVTPRPNTFDFRPGNAGEVTTASKMLITSARSLSVSFQGESFSLRVSKTKPAPASVRKGTPERRKPTPTRADQTENSKPVDQHRWPGRSRQVNSLTRSMDCTDEKKKLGGSGIMARSLQQSMIDERNRTPLDGRLNLDSGNAELGKANELVNANSVVGSTMTSDPAASDTESVSSGSTSGAQESGGGGGGTQGRGVPRGIMVPARFWQETSNRLRRTPEPSSPQSKSNGLRTPAVPPKLIAPKKLLTDSPMSSPRGILPSRGQSPLRGPVRPASPSKLVTTSTYSPLRGMPSPTRVRAVVGSLNGNLSNNPSILSFAADVRRGKVGENRMVDAHLLRLLHNRYLQWRFINARADASLLVQRMNAEQSLCNARVAIVDLRDSVRDKRKMLQLMRQKLKLTTILKGQIMYLDEWGPMDRDHSNSLSGAIEALKASTLRLPVVSGARADIQNLKDAICSAVDVMQAMASSICSLLSKDR